A segment of the Deltaproteobacteria bacterium genome:
GCCAAATCCAAAAACATCGAGATCGGCTACGCTCTGCAGTTAGGCCTTCTGGATCCCAAGTACTGGGAGATCTTTACCCGGGGGTTGGCGAATGCGGCTGTATTCGAGGGGCCCCGGACCATCCGCACTCTGGCAGCTGGACCTGAGTTTGCAAACGACCCCAAAAAGAAAACCTGGACTCTTTCCGAATTATATAAAGCCGTTCAGGTGGCGAATAAGGCAGCGAATATGGCCCGGACGGCTGGCATTAAATATGTTGTTGAGAATGCTTTTGAAGCGCTCAAGGGAGACGGGGTTACCGGGTTTGGGCTGTCGGAGTTTTTTGCCAATGTGAACTCCAATATGTTCCTCCAGTGTGACACAGCAAACTTTTTTGCTACCTCCCGAGTTTATACAAAGCCAGAAGAAGCCAAGGCTTTTATGGAAAAATATGCCAGCCGGATGCCTTATATCCATATAAAAGCCTCTTCGAGTGAACACAAAGTGCTGCCGATCTTGGCGGAGAATGAGTTGGATTTTAATACCGTTTTTTCGATCCTGACCAAGAATAAGATTCGCTATGCGGCGATCGAACTGACCCAGCCTGACACCTTTACGGATTGTGCGAATAATTTACAGAAGAGCTTTGAATATCTGGTGAAAAATTACTAATCCCTCTAGTGGTATAAGAGACAGCAATCCCCTCCGCAAAATCCCCCCATCCTCTGCAAGAAGGGAATGGGGGGATTTGATCTATCTCCATTCCTTTTCCCGCAGGACCAGTCGCTTGAAGGTAGATATTTTAATCGCTGGGAAGCCCTGGTGTTCTGGGCACGTATGGCTCATGCATCCTTTTCCCCTTCAGCCACTGGATTATCTAACTCCGGTGGTGCCAGCCGTTA
Coding sequences within it:
- a CDS encoding TIM barrel protein, with the protein product MKTRFLVAFMTVISLAAFLTGSVLAAEKIVLKKYPEIKHGFTTTNFLKPLPVSLENKKKLVDLASELGCAWVEIRDPSASLTLDECKQLAAYAKSKNIEIGYALQLGLLDPKYWEIFTRGLANAAVFEGPRTIRTLAAGPEFANDPKKKTWTLSELYKAVQVANKAANMARTAGIKYVVENAFEALKGDGVTGFGLSEFFANVNSNMFLQCDTANFFATSRVYTKPEEAKAFMEKYASRMPYIHIKASSSEHKVLPILAENELDFNTVFSILTKNKIRYAAIELTQPDTFTDCANNLQKSFEYLVKNY